The DNA region CCGTTGCACCAAAGTTCCTGCTATGCGCGGATCCGGGGAAGGGTCTGACTGCTTGGTCTATTGTACGAAACCTTATTTTTTAAACAACAGGCTGTTTCCAGGACATGATGTTGTGACCTCAGTTTTCATTTATCACAAATTTAATATCTGTTAGTTTATTTCTTGTAAAAGAAAGCATGAGCTCAAATCATGTCTCTTGTTTCTTCAAATTTCCAATATTCTTTCATGTAAGTTATGCTTGTACAGCCTTTCTAGCTAAATCTTCCCTAATTAACCTTTTCTGTCCTCTCAATCACACAGGACGGGGTGTGTCCTTCTTTCTTTTGGGCAGGATAAATTCCATGGTGAGGCCATTCATACTCTCCATTATGTTGTCAATCAATCAGACTATACAGTGGAGATTCTAAGAAATGTCACAGAGTATCTCTCACTTGCCAAATCTATCACTGTAGCAGAGATGTTTCTTCCTTCTGATATCATGAATGATATTGACAACTTGAATGGGGATCTAAAAGCTGCTGCAGATACACTTTATGAGAAGACACAtgaaaattcaattaaaataagaaaagtGTTTGATACTGTGTATGCAATCATAAACTTCAAACTGTTCAATCTTCAATTTAATATTATCATCTACATAATGCTAAACTATGTCTATTTTGCAGGAGTTTAGCTTTGATTGCGATGGCAGCAATGATGCTTCTCCTGGCTATAATTGGATTAAGTATGTGTCAATGATAATGTCTTGGAATTTCTTAATAAATAGATATGATCTTGAACCACTTTTTTACTCATAATTTACTGCATATTTTTTTCAGTCCTGTCTATCCTTGGATACCAACATGCCATCCTCATGTAAGTTATGTTTGCTTTTAGTATGTTGATGAAGATTGTACCCTTGTTTATTTTAACTGTCTCAAAGGATTCTATCATGACATTTGATTTCAAAATACTATTGCAGATTTGTTATCAGTGGATGGTTACTGGTTGTAACAACCTTCATTCTTTGTGGAGTGTTCATGCTACTTAATAAGTAAGCTCTTTAATGAGGAACTATACTCTTTCTAAACTGCCTAAAAAATGGGACctatttggaagagcttatttgaacttatcttaaagcataaacgcttatgcaaatgtttgagagagcttatgtaaaTTGCTAATGACCTGCCTATAAACAGTTTTGAGCTTACTTTCATAAAATGTTAAAGACTAGCTTATGGATAAACGTCTACACGTACCTATGACATactttgagcttatttcaataaatttctcaaattagcttatgaataagagcttaattaagctgtttaccCAAATATACCCTTAATATCCCCTTGAAATTGAATTATCTGCATATTCTGGTAATTCAACTCTTTGTTTTCTCACATTATAACAACTAATAGAGGCATAGAGCTGATATTATGATCTGATTATTTCTGTTCCAGTGCAATTTCTGATACCTGTTTGGCCATGGGAGAATGGGAAGAGAATCCACAAGCAGAATCAACTCTTAGAAACATCCTTCCATGTGTTGATCAGGGAACCACAAACAGGACACTTTTTCAAAGTAAACAAGTGGTTACCAATATTGTCAGTGTGGTCAATAGGTTCATCTACAGCACTGCAGATGCAAATCCATCACAGGGTAGTATGAACTATTACAATCAGTCTGGACCTGCAATGCCACCTTTGTGCTATCCCTTTGACTCAGAGTTTAAAGAGCGCCAGTGCACAACTCAAGAAGTTTCATCTTTCAATGCTTCTTCGGTATGCTTACCTTCAGTTGACTAATGAAAAATTATCTGGACatgctttttcttttggtaGTTTGCTTTCAATCTCCCTCTTGCAATTCTGCAagttgtgtgtgagagagaaatGGTAGTTGTCTTTGGCATAGTTTTAAATTGCAGTTGCAGGAATTGCAGCTATTACCGCAGTTACAAGTTTACAGGCATAGCAGCTACAGTGAAAAGCATGATCCCAATATTATTCTAAAATCTTCCTTTACCCTTGAAATTCTATCCAACTGTTGAAAATTCAATTGAGTATGAGGCCCACATTAGTTAAGAATGACTGAGGTGAAagctttataagagatgtgacccatatcCTCATTGTCTTAATGTTTTGGGTTATAAGATGTGGTGTTCAAATTTCTTGATTGACTTCGATGTAAGCCCGTTGATGAAGGTTCTCCTGTTGTGCGCTCCACACAAGAAAGTATtgagcactttataagtgaCTAACCCATACATCCAATGCCTAAGATTTTGGGTGACACATGCGGTGCCCAATTCACGTGTGTTGTTTGCTCTTAAGTCCAATGTTGAGATCTCTTAGAGTTTAATGTATCTCACCTCCTTTAATTTTGAGGTTTGTTGTTGGTTGAACACATTGTCCTTGGGGAATATTAGTCTGAGATGAACCTACAAGTGCAGATCAATCATTTGTTTAATTGAAATTGATCTACACACCTATATTCTGTCGTAAATAATAAACTACATTGATAACTTGTTTCTCTAAAATTTTCAGTTGGTAATGTTATCCTGGCTTAAACTTTTCAGGTTTGGAAGAAGTATGAGTGTGAGGTATCTGAGTATGGTATTTGCACCAGTGTTGGCAGGGTGACCCCGGAGATTTACTTGGAATTAGTAGCTGCAGTTAATGAAATCTATGCATTGGAGCATTACACTCCACTTGTACTTAGCCTTCAGAACTGCAATTTTGTGAGGGACACATTCAAAGAAATCATTTCAAGTTATTGTCCTCCATTAAACCATTACATTAATGTTATCAATGAAGGACTGGGCCTCATTTCAATCAGTGTCTTGCTCTGTCTTGTTCTTTGGGTACTTTATGCAAACCGCCCCCAAAGGGAGGAAGTGTTTGCAAAGAAGCTCAACTTAGCCGAAAAACTGAAGAACAGATTTAACAAcagaaattcttcatctttGCCAAATGCAGCTTATGAAGTATAGATTGTAAAATAGAAATATGTTGGAAACAAGAAGTAAATTATACGTTTTTGAAGATTAGGCAGATATTTTGAGTTTGAGTCACTGCATGCAGTTGCGTTCAATACTTAGTAGGAAGAGATTTGCCGCTTATGGTGGTCCTACCTGCCTTGAACTAGATTACTTCAGTGCAACGATACCTGTGATTTAAAAAAAGGAACATTATTAGTTTGTCTATGGACCCTTTAGTAAGGAAAGATACCAAGGTGAAGCGAACCTTCATATTGAGTTAGAAGATAAAAGCCAAACCTAATGTACGATATATTTATTCATATgtaaagaaaaatcaatttgaccttaaagaaaaaaagaaaaatcaatttgatttgttcgtatttatttacatatagataattaaaaattatattaaattaaaaattgtaaTTAATTGATTTAATATGTTGGCTTTCTTCCTCAGTCTCTCATCTTTACCTTCATCCATATCCATCCAGAAATTCATCTAAATCATGTTCATCCCATTTTCAAAACTCAATCTCATCCTCACACATTATCACTAAAAATATTCAACCAACCCAAAACTAAAATATTTACTCAAAAAGTTCATCCCATTCACATTGTAGCTTGCCCAGAAAAAATCGTATTATTTTTCCTGAAAGTAATGATTGTATAGTAAAATCAATGTGACTAATAAAACaaaatgtaagacctggattttcagaacaagttaagtttccgactcacgcgttgaatcagtgtaagcgtgacaggagtttggtatttgagaaagattaatgaagaagaaagttcaggaattgcttgaggaatgttgcgtagttgttttcggagttagtgcgagtcgtctgcacacttgccttagggcgagcgtgtccagaataggctatttcgctcttaaagcaacgttttgagtgagatttcaaactctcggaaaatttaaagtttctctttatttttccatcgaccagcgtttcatttcggaactctggactgtacgcacgataggtttcacttttcggatgtccgtcgacgctaatttctttgcttcgaaaccctattttcgagcaatggatgaagactttttctattcgggacttctaacgaagattccgtccgagttgccagatttgtttcgacgtttccaatctttcttcagaaggaagttttgtcgtctggcgatcacagcaaaaagtagtttttcgggacagatttaactaacaccgcttttgagattttcgatatcgtttttcccatatcatagatatttgttttgagttctggaattctgacgctagaatctctcttagaattcctcggtgaacgtgctgcaaaaatcggaatcgcgaaattttcattttcccgcgatttcgcccgcctataaataggcgaaaaagcaaaatatcttccatttttcctccatttgtggctgatttcgtggagagcaaggggggaggggatttccgcgaaaacttgaccaatcttcgtgcagttcgtccctacttctaggtatcgaggtaactatcatgaatcctgcctctgatttctgtttctgcggagtttctgaagtcgtttctgtgctctaagttttgagctttttctaaaattgtccgatttctctgatttctcgcttgggttatgttccttatgttcccctgagtctaaaacctctgtcagtaaactctgattgcgattcagttgtccaggatctgaaaaattgactcaaaactctttttgtctcacatttcgaaactttattgtgaaaaagacttaatctgacttcgtgcctttaggatttgttgtcacggatgtcatgaggatcattgctgtcaaatttgttttcagaactgataactttgaaattttgagcctttattttggaccaaaatgcccctgcgtagtcgtatttcggcccgattgtccgaaaattgttctgacagtttctttgcattagttttaccctaaaactaccttgtgaattgatttgatcaaagaaaaagagccgaagccctttttcctttgaggccgtggactatttcctttaggggggagtttttcggtttcgaaaacttgtcttttcgtacctgattgtcctattctgaagctttaatgctttgtctatcgtttatgtattgttttgcgatcgaactaatcgattttgtttggtttctgctttgtttttctccgaggttcagttgatggaactttggaagactcagagcaattgtttgaggagaactttgtttgcgaagctggaacagctcgaggttagggcaatttgctatatt from Lotus japonicus ecotype B-129 chromosome 2, LjGifu_v1.2 includes:
- the LOC130737620 gene encoding uncharacterized protein LOC130737620 isoform X1 produces the protein MNGVSYDGFIMFLFIFPMVVSLGSVSTLSPSGSTRHAVNTILGEVNLDPWKTEVAQIALAPYPGVDSPEGTLVLAANRTNRPDILQRFRRYKGGWDIANRHYWASVGFTGAAGFILAVLWFISFGLALVIHSCCGWGINIKEEGSNRLQRVCLMLLLLFTCTAVTGCVLLSFGQDKFHGEAIHTLHYVVNQSDYTVEILRNVTEYLSLAKSITVAEMFLPSDIMNDIDNLNGDLKAAADTLYEKTHENSIKIRKVFDTVSLALIAMAAMMLLLAIIGLILSILGYQHAILIFVISGWLLVVTTFILCGVFMLLNNAISDTCLAMGEWEENPQAESTLRNILPCVDQGTTNRTLFQSKQVVTNIVSVVNRFIYSTADANPSQGSMNYYNQSGPAMPPLCYPFDSEFKERQCTTQEVSSFNASSVWKKYECEVSEYGICTSVGRVTPEIYLELVAAVNEIYALEHYTPLVLSLQNCNFVRDTFKEIISSYCPPLNHYINVINEGLGLISISVLLCLVLWVLYANRPQREEVFAKKLNLAEKLKNRFNNRNSSSLPNAAYEV
- the LOC130737620 gene encoding uncharacterized protein LOC130737620 isoform X2, whose amino-acid sequence is MNGVSYDGFIMFLFIFPMVVSLGSVSTLSPSGSTRHAVNTILGEVNLDPWKTEVAQIALAPYPGVDSPEGTLVLAANRTNRPDILQRFRRYKGGWDIANRHYWASVGFTGAAGFILAVLWFISFGLALVIHSCCGWGINIKEEGSNRLQRVCLMLLLLFTCTAVTGCVLLSFGQDKFHEMFLPSDIMNDIDNLNGDLKAAADTLYEKTHENSIKIRKVFDTVSLALIAMAAMMLLLAIIGLILSILGYQHAILIFVISGWLLVVTTFILCGVFMLLNNAISDTCLAMGEWEENPQAESTLRNILPCVDQGTTNRTLFQSKQVVTNIVSVVNRFIYSTADANPSQGSMNYYNQSGPAMPPLCYPFDSEFKERQCTTQEVSSFNASSVWKKYECEVSEYGICTSVGRVTPEIYLELVAAVNEIYALEHYTPLVLSLQNCNFVRDTFKEIISSYCPPLNHYINVINEGLGLISISVLLCLVLWVLYANRPQREEVFAKKLNLAEKLKNRFNNRNSSSLPNAAYEV